The Pseudomonadota bacterium genome includes a window with the following:
- the ahcY gene encoding adenosylhomocysteinase has protein sequence MSFEAPAYTGQAHIVRDMALAAFGHKEIEIAETEMPGLVQIREEYRGAQPLKGARIAGSLHMTIQTAVLIQTLEALGADVRWASCNIFSTQDHAAAAVADGGTAVFAFKGETLDEYWAYTHAIFDWPGDQANMILDDGGDATLLLILGTRAESDPAFLEAPDSDEEVALFSAIKQKLATDPNWYSTRLACIKGVTEETTTGVKRLYSMQADGELPFPAINVNDSVTKSKFDNLYGCRESLVDSIKRATDVMIAGKVAVVCGYGDVGKGSAQSLRGLGATVMVTEVDPICALQAAMEGYRVVRLDDVVDQIDLVVTTTGNANIVTQDHMRRMKDQTIVCNIGHFDNEIDVAGLKNYEWQNIKPQVDHVVFPDGKKIILLAEGRLVNLACATGHPSFVMSNSFTNQTLAQIELWQNGDQYGNEVYILPKHLDEKVARLHLDRIGAKLTELTPEQAAYIGVDVNGPYKAEHYRY, from the coding sequence ATGAGTTTTGAAGCCCCGGCCTACACCGGCCAAGCCCACATCGTGCGCGACATGGCGCTCGCTGCTTTCGGGCACAAGGAAATCGAGATTGCCGAGACGGAGATGCCGGGCCTCGTGCAGATCCGCGAAGAGTACCGTGGCGCACAGCCGCTCAAAGGCGCCCGCATTGCGGGCTCATTGCACATGACCATTCAAACGGCCGTGCTGATCCAGACCCTCGAGGCGCTCGGCGCCGACGTGCGGTGGGCGAGCTGCAACATCTTCTCGACGCAGGACCACGCCGCCGCGGCCGTGGCCGACGGGGGCACGGCGGTGTTCGCTTTCAAGGGTGAGACGCTTGACGAATACTGGGCCTACACCCACGCCATCTTCGATTGGCCGGGTGATCAGGCCAACATGATCCTCGACGACGGCGGCGACGCCACTTTGCTGCTGATCCTCGGCACCCGTGCCGAGTCCGATCCCGCGTTTCTGGAGGCGCCCGATTCCGACGAGGAGGTTGCACTCTTCAGCGCGATCAAGCAGAAGCTCGCGACCGACCCCAACTGGTATTCCACTCGACTCGCGTGCATCAAGGGCGTGACCGAAGAAACCACAACGGGTGTCAAGCGGCTTTACAGCATGCAAGCGGACGGCGAGTTGCCGTTCCCGGCCATCAACGTCAACGACTCGGTGACCAAGAGCAAGTTCGACAACCTCTACGGCTGCCGTGAATCGCTGGTCGACTCGATCAAGCGGGCAACCGACGTGATGATCGCCGGCAAGGTTGCGGTGGTGTGCGGCTACGGCGACGTCGGCAAGGGGTCGGCGCAATCGCTTCGGGGCCTCGGCGCCACCGTGATGGTCACCGAAGTCGACCCGATCTGCGCATTGCAGGCGGCGATGGAGGGCTACCGCGTTGTGCGTCTGGACGATGTCGTGGACCAGATCGATCTGGTGGTGACGACGACAGGCAACGCCAACATTGTCACCCAGGACCACATGCGCCGCATGAAGGACCAGACCATCGTCTGCAACATCGGCCACTTCGACAACGAGATCGATGTGGCGGGGTTGAAAAACTACGAGTGGCAGAACATCAAGCCGCAGGTGGACCACGTGGTCTTTCCGGACGGCAAGAAGATCATCCTGCTCGCCGAGGGCCGGCTTGTGAATCTGGCCTGCGCGACCGGACACCCGAGTTTCGTGATGTCGAATTCCTTCACGAACCAGACCCTGGCGCAGATCGAGCTGTGGCAGAACGGGGACCAGTACGGCAACGAGGTGTACATCCTGCCCAAGCACCTCGACGAGAAAGTGGCGCGCTTGCACCTTGATCGCATCGGCGCCAAGCTCACCGAGCTGACGCCCGAGCAAGCCGCGTACATCGGGGTGGACGTGAATGGCCCCTACAAGGCCGAGCACTACCGTTACTGA